The DNA segment ATGGCTTTGACTGCTCCTGACTCTGTATCTTTCGTTTCTCGGCCTTTCGTTCAATAATGGTTCCCTTCACAGCATCAATCTCATAATCATATTCTGTTGTTGCGCTTATAAATTCAATTTCATACACCGGCTGACCATCCTCATAATCGAGCCTGGCTTTTGTGAATGTCACATGAGATGCGGATTCCTTAGCATCTGCCAGCGCCTTGCTTTTGGCGTCTGCTTTACTAATGCTTACGGCTGTATCCACACCGGAAGCATTGCCTGCCTTTTTGTTATTCTCCACATCCTTCTTTATGATCGTACCATCCTTGGCAAGCAGCTTATACTCATATGCTTTTTGTGCTGTCTGAAATTCTATTTCATAAACCGCCAAGCCATCATCCTGCTTGGAAGCTGTCTTTGTAAAATTTCCATCCGCTGCCTTTACTCCGGCATCCTGAAGCACAAGCTTTTTTGCCTCCTCCAGTGTGATTGAGGAGACCGCCTGTGACGGAACGTTTTCTTTAAGGCCTTCCACTTCCCGATCCAGGATATCACCATC comes from the Erysipelotrichaceae bacterium 66202529 genome and includes:
- a CDS encoding peptidase; this encodes MYMKKLQQLSTSVKALVAIGGISVVAGGGVMLANAMETDNRINADRAKQIALQDAGVDAKQVQFEKAALEKEDGQSVYEVKFRSAQYIYDYTIASRDGDILDREVEGLKENVPSQAVSSITLEEAKKLVLQDAGVKAADGNFTKTASKQDDGLAVYEIEFQTAQKAYEYKLLAKDGTIIKKDVENNKKAGNASGVDTAVSISKADAKSKALADAKESASHVTFTKARLDYEDGQPVYEIEFISATTEYDYEIDAVKGTIIERKAEKRKIQSQEQSKPSASYIGVDKAKNTALSHAGLQEKEVLFTKAKLENDDGQSVYEIEFRKGNTEYDYTIDAFKGSILEWDKDTDHDD